Proteins from a genomic interval of Dermacentor variabilis isolate Ectoservices chromosome 8, ASM5094787v1, whole genome shotgun sequence:
- the l(2)09851 gene encoding WD repeat-containing protein 1 l(2)09851: MAEEAGGGQNSDSDFEDMDDGDVEDDDMSDAGTGDAATGAADRRVYVPGTTTANEDGEELECDQSAYVVYHQATTIAPCLSFDIIKDTLGDDRADQFPLTCYLTSGTQAERSHLNHLMVMKMSNLSRNKEASQKDAGDDEDSSDSDDEDSKPELETALVPHNGCVNRVRVARVGDKTLAASWSENRRVYLWDLARPLHVLDHPSAMSSYVRNHEAPKPIFNFGGHLAEGYAVDWSPTKPGVLATGDCLKSIHLWKPQESSWHVDQRPYTAHTASVEDIQWSPNEATVMASCSVDKSIRVWDVRAAPHKACMLTAADAHEADVNVISWNRREPFLLSGGDDGAIKVWDLRTFQNGRPVATFKHHLAPITSVEWHPTDSTVFCASGSDDQLTLWDLAVERDRDAEGAAGDEDHDDQVLQGLPPQLLFIHQGQKDIKEAHWHPQMPGLILSTAQNGFNVFRTISV, encoded by the exons ATGGCGGAAGAGGCCGGCGGCGGACAGAACTCAGACTCTGACTTCGAGGACATGGATGACGGAGACGTCGAGGACGACGACATGTCAGACGCGGGCACCGGTGATGCAGCTACCGGCGCAGCAGATCGTCGCGTTTACGTGCCTGGTACCACGACTGCGAACGAAGACGGCGAGGAACTTGAGTGCGATCAGTCGGCCTACGTCGTCTATCACCAGGCCACCACAA TCGCTCCGTGCCTGAGCTTCGACATCATCAAGGACACCCTAGGTGATGACCGGGCCGACCAGTTCCCGCTGACTTGCTACCTTACCTCCGGCACCCAGGCCGAGCGATCGCACTTGAATCACCTCATGGTGATGAAGATGAG CAACCTGAGTCGAAACAAGGAGGCCTCGCAAAAGGACGCTGGCGACGACGAAGACAGCTCAGACAGTGATGACGAAGACTCGAAACCAGAGCTCGAAACGGCTCTAGTCCCACACAACGGCTGTGTCAACCGTGTCAGG GTTGCCAGAGTCGGCGACAAGACCCTAGCAGCTTCGTGGTCGGAAAACCGTCGAGTCTATCTGTGGGACCTCGCTCGGCCATTGCACGTGCTCGACCACCCTTCGGCCATGTCGTCGTATGTGCGCAACCACGAGGCTCCCAAGCCCATCTTCAATTTTGGAGGTCACCTAGCCGAGGGCTACGCCGTTGACTGGTCACCAACCAAGCCCG GCGTGTTGGCGACGGGCGATTGCCTCAAGAGCATCCACCTGTGGAAGCCACAGGAAAGCAGCTGGCATGTTGACCAGCGGCCCTATACAGCACACACAGCATCAGTTGAAGATATTCAGTGGTCTCCCAACGAAGCCACG GTCATGGCATCATGTTCGGTCGACAAGTCCATAAGAGTGTGGGACGTGCGAGCGGCGCCCCACAAAGCGTGCATGCTCACGGCAGCGGATGCCCACGAAGCCGACGTCAACGTCATTAGCTGGAATCGACGAGAGCCTTTCCTCTTGTCTGGTGGCGATGACGGTGCCATCAAGGTCTGGGACCTGCGTACCTTTCAG AACGGGCGCCCCGTCGCCACCTTTAAGCACCACCTCGCTCCGATCACGTCTGTCGAGTGGCATCCCACGGACAGCACGGTCTTCTGTGCCAGCGGCAGTGATGACCAGCTCACCCTGTGGGACCTGGCCGTCGAGCGCGACCGCGACGCGGAAGGTGCTGCCGGGGACGAGGACCACGATGACCAGGTGTTGCAGGGACTCCCTCCGCAGTTGCTCTTCATCCACCAGGGCCAGAAGGACATTAAGGAAGCGCACTGGCATCCGCAGATGCCCGGCCTGATTCTGAGCACAGCGCAGAACGGCTTCAACGTGTTCCGAACTATCAGTGTCTGA